ATTGGTGGTTCAAAAGCAAATCTATATATCTACTTGCCTAGTGGACTATTTATATGGGAAGAAATGGGATATCTGAATGATAAGCCTCCCTTTTGGGTTATTTTATTATTAATTTCTTTTTCAGGAAAATAAAAATAAACTTAAAATTTTGACAGCAAATAACGTCTGATAATAAAATCCCACCTAATCCCACACATGCGTCTGATAATCAATGCATAGAAAGATTTCCATTTGGAAGGGAAAGGAAGGGCTGTTTTCAATTCTTGGAATGCTTTAATGTCTTGGATACGGTTGTAGCTGCATGTGAATGGTTTCTTCGCGCAGGCCTCTATGACAAAGCCTCTAGCGCAGAGCTTTCAACGAAAGAAAATCCAGCTCATCCTTGCGAATGGGAATTTTATCGGTTTACTATCCATTTGGCCCCTCTTCCTTTCCCTTGCGGAATAATGACGCTTTCATCTCGCAGTTGTCTTAAAACCAGGCGAATAGTATCCCGACTAACAGCTGGACAAGCCCGTTCAATATCTGAAATAGCAAATGGACCGATCATGCTCTCTACCGTCTGTCGAATATACGCATTTTTACTCCCCTGCCCAGTCTTTAACGTCCCGACTCGCGCTTCAAACTCTCCATAAGCCCGCAATAAAACGCCCCAAAAGTACGTCATCCAAGGCATGACATCATGCTCCCCTTCATGCCACCCTTTCGAACTACGCTCCAACGTCTGATAATAACTATCCTTAGATTCTTCAAATATGCGCTCGAGACTAATGTAACGCCCAACTTGATAATCGAAGTGGTAAAGAAGAAGCAAAGTGAGAAGCCGTGCAGTCCGTCCATTGCCATCGCTGAAAGGATGGATGCAGAGAAAATCCAAAATTGTTAAAGGCAGAATAATTAAAGGTTCTTTTCCCCAAGCCTGAATGCTTGCGTCATAACGGCGGACCAACTCCTCCATTGCCTGAGGTGTTTCAAAAGCCGTGGTGGGAGTAAAGCGGATGCGCTTGCGCCCATCGGGATGGATTTCCAATATTTGATTATCCGTTAACTTCCATTGTCCTCCTTGATGAGGAAGATAGCGATAAAGCCAAGAATGCAACTGCAAAATGACGTTGAGGGAAAAACGCATATGTACGCCTGATTGATGAATGAGATTTAAGGCGTCTCTATACCCTGCTATTTCCTGCTCTGAGCGATCAATAGGCGAACTATTTTTGATGACTAAATCAGCAATGCGACTATGGGGTGCCGTAATTCCCTCTAAGCGATTAGACGACTCGCTAGATTCAATAACAGCTACCTGCTGAAGATTTTTAAGGATTTCGGGCGCTTGCTTAAAGTAAAGCACCTGCTTTCCCCTATACTCTCCAATTGTGCGCAAAGTAGACAAATGTTCTTCAGAGAAACGTAATTGATTGAGATAGAATTGAGTTAAAGAATGCATAAATAGGGTAATTTCTGTTTGTTTTTACCCTATTTATATTAGGGTTACCT
Above is a window of Candidatus Protochlamydia phocaeensis DNA encoding:
- a CDS encoding Fic family protein, translating into MHSLTQFYLNQLRFSEEHLSTLRTIGEYRGKQVLYFKQAPEILKNLQQVAVIESSESSNRLEGITAPHSRIADLVIKNSSPIDRSEQEIAGYRDALNLIHQSGVHMRFSLNVILQLHSWLYRYLPHQGGQWKLTDNQILEIHPDGRKRIRFTPTTAFETPQAMEELVRRYDASIQAWGKEPLIILPLTILDFLCIHPFSDGNGRTARLLTLLLLYHFDYQVGRYISLERIFEESKDSYYQTLERSSKGWHEGEHDVMPWMTYFWGVLLRAYGEFEARVGTLKTGQGSKNAYIRQTVESMIGPFAISDIERACPAVSRDTIRLVLRQLRDESVIIPQGKGRGAKWIVNR